TCAATACACAGACGTTTCAAActactaaataaaaataagttaaactTTATTCCAAATACTAGAAAAAGGAGCTAATCCGATTTATGCATAATTTAGGCTATGAGTTGAATATATGAGTTGATCGCTAAATTATTGCAACCAATAAAACATGCAGACAATGAACTTGTAACTTTATTAACCAAATGTTGAAAGGATGTGCATATTTCATACTCATCTACCATTAATTTCATGATACTAAAAGTAAAGCTAATCTGAATGCAAATGGATGGAAGAATTAGAGTCAATGTAATTTAAGCGagctaatattttattattgtattaTTAGTAGATTAATTATGAGCCCACTCTTCATTTTTAATATAGGCCACGAATTAGCCACAAACCCTTCGCTTTTTCTTCACTGCACAAATTGAAACCTTCTCTCTCAGACTCTCGCACGGCACAAATCGCTGGCACTGCTCTCTCTCGACTCGCCGTACACACCATCATCTCCCTCGCCAACAGAAACCCTCATTCACCAATTCCGGCGACATCCGCCATTTAAAGTCGCGCTCCACTGCTCTGCTCTGTTTCTCCCCACTGATTTCGCCACCTTGCTCTCCTTTCCGTTTTCAAGTAGATTCAAAAAAAGGTATTTCGACATTGATTGAGTGAATTTGTTGGTTTCATTACTGAAATCCTTGTTTATGACTAAAATTGTTGCTCAAATTACAtctgaaattttgaaattgttgtAGAAATCATGTATATTTAGATAATGCCTGAAATTTTGGAGAAAAAAACTGTCAAATTTTTTACCGATATTAATGAGTTTTCTatgatatatagatatagatatatagataatatttttatataaaataaaaaaatcatcatcttccttgactaatttaatttgattcttttatttttcacacAATTTAAAAGAATCGCAAGTGATAACCGGAAATGCGACTTTCCTATATTACAGAACAAGCAGCGAACGAGTCAAACACGTGCAACAGCCTGGCCTTCGCACGTGTCATTCGAAATTACCTGTCTCCTCTCCTGTGTCTCCAAAACCCTGTCGCAAACCCTCCGAGCAATGTCAAAAAGATTCGTTAATGGCCATCTTCAGATCACTCAAAGCCCTAATTTCTCAATCTTCGAGGAAACTATCCAATCCCGATCCTTCTAGAACgttcttctccctctctctcgcctCCGCTTCCCCAATTTCATCTCCATATTCGTTGCCCACTAACGGTTACATCCGCCGCCACTTTCTGTTTCGGTCGAGGTTACTCTTTCCGGTGAGGGGGCCTCTCTTCCTCTTCAATCCTCCGTGGAAGCTCTCCCAGTCCTCCACCCCTCTCCTCTTACAATCCGACATCGTCCTCAATTTCTTGAAACTACGTGCAATAAATTTACTTCATCAACCGGCATTTAGGTACAATCTTGGGCATAATTCTCCGAGGCTATTTAATGAGAACCTTAACGAGGAATTTAGAAAAGTTGCAGAGGTTGGAGCTAGTAGTGGCGACGACGCGATCAGAGACAGTTACTTGAATCTCCCTAATTTTATTTCCTTTAGTCGGATGCTTTCCGGTCCATTGCTTGGATGGTGAGGTCTTAATTTAATtgattcattttttatgttttatagtTGCTGGTAATTTGCAGTGGATGGAAGTGATTTGGTGTTATATTTGTAAAGAGAATGAGATTATCATGGATGGTTACGGTCGTTGCTAATGTAAATATGGGATGTCTCAAGACCTAGAACAATTGTTGTTGTCTGAGTGAAGCGAATACCAGTTGATGatcattttttttacttggcTTAGATAGCAAAGTGATGATACTGTTATGTCTTGTCTAGTTAAGGTCTAAGTTATTTATTATTCATGTTTTATCCACACTCCTTTTGCACTTGTTATTCTCAATATGTAGTTCAACATATAATGTCATTGGTTGGCAGCTGGGTCTTTGGAGGGCGGGGATGAGGGGAGAATGTAAATTTGCTCTATAAAGATGGTCTTCAATCTTCATGTGAAGCTTCCAACATGGTATATGTTATCCAAAATTAGAATGAAGGATCAATGATCCTATGATTCATGCTTGTAAAGTTACCGAAAACTTGTGATGCATGATTTATGGTTGCTCTTTGCTGGAAACCACTTTTAAGTTATCTGGGTGGACATATGAATGTATGGTGTTTGGTTTCTCAGCTTATTTTCTAGGGAAAGCTTGAAAAATAGGTTTTAGTGTAACGTGATGTTAGTATCAGCATGTCATGCCATCCGACTGATTGGTATATTCGTTTGCAGGATGATTGTACATGATATGTATTCCTATGCATTTGTTGGGCTTGCTGTTTCTGGAGCAACTGATTGGGTATGATGCTATTCTTCTTTGggtataattaattttgaaatgaaaGTGAGGAAATTCTTGATTAGCATTATGAGTCATGACTAAGGATTCGCCTAATATctctattttattttcagttagaTGGCTATGTGGCTAGAAAAATGAGAATCAATTCTGTTGTTGGGTCCTACCTTGATCCTCTTGCGGACAAGGTAAGTTTCTACTCTTTTTGTAATGGTAAATGCAAATCTTCGATAACCCTCAAGATCTATATCAACTGTTTCATATTGATTATGAGAAAAATTTATTAGTgacttatatttatttactgTTGACTGCTACATAAATATTGTAGGTTTTAATTGTATCTGTTGCTCTGGCAATGGTGGATAAAGGACTTTTACATCGTAAGTACATGATTTTTAGGGGGGTTTTTTTGGTTATTGgatacttgatatttgtgcttgtTCATATGTATAAGGCCTAAtagccacacacacacacacacacacacacacacacacacacacacacaaaagttCAAATCTTGCataatattgtggagaattagCCAATTCTGTTTTGAAATTGTGATTTGGTCATACTTTTGTCAATTGAGTAAAATCATAGCCAAATTATTATCTTGGTTGATAATGGATGATATGGAAAACATGTGCAATTGAATTCATTTACACATCACAAAAAACTTGCCCTGGCGTGGATCATACTCTCCATTGTTTGGAGGTTTCATCTTTCTCTGATTTGGTCACCCccactcaattttttttttctaattctatTGCAATGAAGACTGCCAACTTGTGATGATAATGGATGCATGGAATTTTTCCTTTAAATACTGATTTTATTCCCATTTCTACTTTCCCATAAATTGTCCTCAAAAGATGACTTGATGGACTTGTTGATTCTTGCTTTTTCATTATTCTTCTAGTGAAGCTAGATTGTCTTATTTACAGATTTTATGTAAAGTACTTTTGTGtttatcttttatatatataaatataaaactaGTAATAATACCCTTGACGAATAGATTTTTGTTGATGTGTAATAGGGTTAAATCTGCACGTTTGTCGTTTCATTTAGTTCTAACAAAATAAGAGCTTAGACTTTTATTTTACTCAATTGACAGGAGTATGACTAAATTAacaattttaagaaaatgtatAATATTTGAAAAGCTATGAAAGGCTCATCTATTTTGGCTTCAGGCCTATGTATAACATGGTTACATGGAAGCATATTGTAACTGTAAATGTTTGCAAGCTACCTATACATGCGCATAAAGACACAGTGGTTATTGGCATGTGTATAGCATATTCTGTAGAGAAGAATGGTACAACTAAATGAAGTTCCTGCTTACTGGGCTGGTttcacatttttctttattCATGCCCTCAAATAAACTTTTTGCTTGTATGACTTGGTGTTTTTGCTAGATGATGACAAAATGCTGGATGTTGTGGCTTGATTTATTGGGGATTAGAAAAAACAGAAGGGAAATAGTTGGATTAGTCATTAACTGAATTTTTAATTGATTATATGTTATTCTGACATGGTATTCTAAGATCTTGTGTGTTAATGATGATCGGGCTTTGTATTTGTTCTCTTGCAAACTGGATTGCATGGGTAgtttaataaattattgtaCTTGAACCTAGTTCCTAAAAATGAAGTATGTTTTACATGTAGCTGGATTGGTCGGACTTGTTGTGTTGCGCGATATTGCTCTTGTCACTGGTGCGGCCTATATAAGAGCTAGCAGTTTGAATTGGAAGGTGAAGGGCTATTATCAGCTATGATATCCTATTGGTTGTTATCTATGTCATGCTAACATTTCTCGGTCTAATTCCTTATTAGTGGGATGGTTGGCGTGACTTCGTCAACCTTGATGGGGCTCATGCCCAAAAGGTCAAGCCCCTTTTCATCAGCAAGGTATGTAATCACTATACAGCTTATGAATGTCGTACGTCAAATGTCAAATTAAAAGGTCAAATGTTGATCCTGCATGGACAAGGGTGTTTATCTTGCTGGAATGATGATGTAGCACTAGTACCAACAGTCTTTGAGTCGTGCTGGATTTGCTTAGTGTTAAGCtgcaatataatttatatcagTAATAACTTGACTCAATTATAAATATCTTCCGTGAGTAGGTTAACACAGTTCTGCAGCTGGTTCTAGTTGCAGCAGCTCTACTTCAACCTGGATTTGGAAGTGAAGAAACTCAACTTTATATCCAATATTTGAGGTTATTTTTTAACTCTCGTCAGCTATGTTTAGACCTGTTTTCGTGGGCGTGAAAATTCACATTGTTATTTTGAATGTGGTCAGCTGGTTGGTAGCTTCTACAACAGTTGCTTCAAGTGCAGCGTATGGGGTACAACACTGGAGAAACGGGGCAAAACGGATAAAGCTCCGATCGTGAAAGCAGAAGCATGTATTCTAGGAATGCTTTCTTCTTGTTAGAGATTACATTTTTTGTTGTTTCGCTCCAAGAAATGAATAAAATGTCTCGGAGATAGTTGTGCTGGCGCACCATCTTTTTCTTGTATAACCTCACAATGCAATGTAATGCAAAGTTATGTTCAATTAGTTAAATCTGATTTCTGTCGCAATACTAAAATGAAGGATGGAACAAAATATTATCCGAATATGGTAAGTAGAAAGCAAAACTAGGTGGAACGAAGTCCATAGAAGACATCAATCATCTGTTGGCTTTGGCAATTCCATTTCAATTTGATCCCAAACTTGGGCTTTTCTGCGGAATCTGTTTTTGAGAAGTTCAATAATTCGGCGGGCTTCATGAAGCTTGTTTATGGAGGCCAGCCCTCGCACAAGCATGCTCATGGTTGTAACGTTGGGGAACCAACCGTTGGCAATAGAGTCGTTACAGATGCTCAACGCGCCCTCGAAATCTTTTCCCTGACACAGATAATACACCAACGTGAAAAGACACTCAGCTTCCGCCTTCAAATCCTTACCCACCATCTCAGCGTACAAACTCTTGGCCGCGTCGAGCTTGTGTTGGCGGCAGAAGCCGTAGATGAGATGGCCGTAAGTACGGCAATTCGGTTTCATACCATTGGACAGAATTCCATCAAGCAAGGCCTTGGCCTCGGCCAACCTCCCGAGCTTGCACAAGCTCTGAATCCTGACGTTGTAGATGCCTATCCCGGGAGACATATCGTAGCGCTTCATCAAATGCAGCATCTTCCCCACGTCGTCCAAGTGCTCCTCGCTGTATAGCCCCTCGATCACGCTCGCGAATGTTTGCTTGCTCGGTTTTATGCCCTTCCTCTCCATCTCCGCCAGTATAGAGTGCGATTCCATCGCCCCGCCGGAGCTGCATATCCCCTTCAAAAGGGTGTTGTACGTTTCCAGGTTGGGCTCCAGCCCGTACTTTCTCGGGAACTCCCAGATGATCCGCCTCATCTGCCCGTATTCGCGGCCGAGGAGGCACGAGAAGAGCAGTGAGTTGAGAGTTTTCACGCTTCTCTCGATCCCTATCTCGGGCATTTTGTCGAACAGGTTGAGGGCGTCGCTGATGAGGCCGGCCTGGCCGTATAGAATGATGCAGTGCGCGGCGTAACGCTCGGAGCGATTGCCGGGTTGGTTCATGGACTCTTGGATGAAGGCGCGGATGCCGTCATGGTGGTTGAGTTCCTTGagtttggagatggctttggaGAATACGATGCGGTCGAGGTGCGACTCCGGCGTCAGGGCGACGGACCGGCAGAGGTCGAGGATGCGTTCAGGGTTTTCCTCGAATCGGAGGGCCGCGAGGGCGGCGCGCGTTTGCTCTTTGCCGCAGCCGCGTAGGGTGTTGGTGTCTGAGCTGGAGAATAGGCGGCGGTGTTGGAGCGTCAGTGATTGGAATCTGCGACGCAGTGCCATCGGGATTTGGGATTTAGGTTTCGGGAAGCTGCATATGATTGAGACGGTGCCAATGGTTTAACTGATTCAGAACTCAAAATGAAAGATCAGAAAATTTTATGCGGAGAAAAAACAAATAATCGAACTGTTTTGGATCGGGATATTTGGTCCCggtgaataataataataataataatagaaaatattattacatggaaaaaaaattggaacCGCTTTAAATCGGGACATTTGAACCCGACGTGAATCGAACACGCAACCTTCTGATCTGGAGTCAGACGCGCTACCATTGCGCCACGGATCCTTGGTATAAATTTGGCCACCTAAATATTATAGATTAAAACAATTCTCTTTGAAGTTTTAATTGGAATGCTTACATAtatcataataaaaaataaaataaaagtgtgAATATGTAATGCCTCCAACTATTGCAATATGCTATTCAACTCTCGTCCATTATTAAATAAacataatacttcctccgtccattaATTTGTATTCTAATTTTCATTCTGGtctgtccaccaattcgtgttctacccatttttaataattattttcttaacaaataaatcactttTCAGTAAAAGTTGTGCCTTTTTCTTCACTCAAGTAtaatttatcttaaaactcgtgtATCTCCCCCTAGAatacgaattggtggacggagggagtagttaataaataaaattaatttgaagggttagataatttattaaaattgtgaCAAGGTGTGAGTTCCAAACAAAGTGACCATTTTCGGGTTGTGATGGGTGTTGTCGCTGCTAGGAAGGATTGGGCTGATGTGCAGAGCAGGTTTAGGAGTCGGGCGATACCCAGGTGTAAAGGGTGGCACACCAGAGTGGACGCTCCGTTTTTCAATGAAATGTGCTCGTCGAGGGGCTGGTATGGTTGTGAGAGATGAGAATGGTGCTTTTGTAAAGGCTAGAGCTGTGCATTTTCATGGCTGTCCGAGAGTGGAGAAGGGCGAAGTTATGAGTCTTGGAGAAGCACTTTCTTGGATCAAAGAGATAAGGTGTTCTTTAAAGTTGATAGCAAGCTAGTGTACGATGGTGTGAATTCTCAGCGGAATGATTATTCAGAGCTAGGCGCTATCTTGCTTAATTGTAGGGAAATGTTGGATGCAAATGACAACTTTTGTTAGAAGAGATGCCAATGAGTTAGCCCATTTGTTTGCTAGATCTTCTAAGGATATTATTGTTGCACATATTTGGGATGAACCTCCAGCTTTTGTGGAGAGTCTTCTTCATGTTCTGTGTGTCTACGTTGATTAATAAAAGGTGTTgtgttccaaaaaaaaaatggcagtTGACCCATTTTCTAAATTGAttactaaaatatttcaatGGAAAATATTAGAATAATAATACACTATCTGGCAGGCaaagtctattacaaataaaaaaagaataattgtTAAGGATAGGTCCAATAATTACAAAATGGGACGTTAGGGTCATCTCTTGAATGACAAATACTAGCAATTCGAAACCACATACACCTTAGAATTCTCCTAATAGCTTTGATGCGGGTGTCGATGGAGAAGCATCTGATTCTTAAGTTGATAATGATCGAGAAGTAATTGTAAaaatcaagtatatatatatcataaaataatgaataataaataaagaattgaGAGAGAAAGCGTTATCGTCAGGAAAATTTTAGAGAATAGTCTAACAATTGAATTATTAGAGTAAGTCACGTGTAGAGTGTGAAGGCATGGAAACTAAACGAGGATTGCATGGAGTGCTATGAACGTGTGAGAGTAGATGTGAGTATGAATACGATGATCCATTTGATAAAAGAAGACTTTATTTATACGAGAATGTATGACGACTAGTATTGCATCTATATGTACGCTTGAATCCTAACAATTTCAATATTTTAGGATGAAATCCCTTTGTCTTTCCCTATCTTATCTACCAAGTCGTCACCTTTTTCAGTGCTAGATTTTATGAGTCTGCATGTAGTATGAGGGTCGATTAAATAGGCTTATCGATCGATATAAAATTAGTTTGATCGATTTGATTGGGATGATTCATTGAGTCTAATAATTTAGCCAACTGAATTTATACCAAATTTATCCACTACAATAATACTTATATAAACTAAGTTAGgatgttaaaattaaaatttgtaagttacaattaaatattataaaaaaaaatagataatcaTTACCTGTGGCGAgcttttaataatattattccgATTGGTGTGAATCTGAAACAACACAAGGTGCCGGTGGATGGTGTGTGTGGACGGTGTCACAGCCGTTGGGAGCATGGGTTGCTCTTTTGTCCTATATATGGTGCGCAATACTTGGAAAAATTCGAGTTTCTGGCGGATCCTTAAGCTTGTTTATGGACTGCCGCTAATTGATATTGCTGAGATTAGTTTGCTGTGGAAGATTATGCTTTATGGTGTATGGTTTTACATTGATTATGGTGTTTTGTTTGTGAGTTAAATCATGGCAAAACTCAACCTGAGCAGATGCCATCTAGGCTGCCTTACATGCGTTTTGTGCTATGAAACCCACCTTTACGGTGGAGAATTTGATGGGGATGCGGCTTCGGAGCAGGTCTTGGCATCCACCGTTTGAGATGTGATGTCGATGCCCTCTTTGATCCGCAGAGGAGGAGTTATGGTGTAGGCGTGGTGGTGCGAGATCATTTGGGTGAGATCTGCAAAACAGGTCCATGCAAGCACCAATCCGTTACGTTGATGATGGAGATTATGGCGGTCGTGGCTGGGATTACGTGGTGTCTTGAGTATGATATTCTTCCCATTGAATTGTTTATTGATTCTATGATGGCGGCGCGGGTGATGGCTTGCCGGAGAGATGAGGGTGTTTCTTACTGGAGAATATTCTAGACATTCTTATTATGGCTCGTTCGTCTATGCTTATTAGtgttaatcatatatatatagggaggcgAATATGGTGGCTCATACTCTCAGCGCAATTTGCATGCTTTTGTCAAAATCCAATCAGTTGTATTATTGATTTTCCTCGTTGACTTCGCGTTTTGCTTGCTGACGATCTTTCTTAATTAATGGGCATGTTTccggtttcaaaaaaaattaaaaaaaatagataatcaTGTTCCCAAAAATATTTCGCACAAAACACTTAATACCAAAATTGAATTATCACAATTTTTCCTTATAAGTCATaactattctttttttttgtttttttgcgctgtcccactattttgtgtgtactaccgtgtaccactcttaatttattataatttttaattatattttcttcaactttaatttattatgttgtaatattatagaaaaataattaacaagggttcactcattcaattagggtttataattatttttattatatttatttgaattaataattgattatttgggttcattaattcaaagttacggtatatgattttttttaatttcaatttttagttataaatattaattagagttcataatataataatagttttta
The genomic region above belongs to Salvia miltiorrhiza cultivar Shanhuang (shh) chromosome 5, IMPLAD_Smil_shh, whole genome shotgun sequence and contains:
- the LOC130985764 gene encoding cardiolipin synthase (CMP-forming), mitochondrial; translated protein: MAIFRSLKALISQSSRKLSNPDPSRTFFSLSLASASPISSPYSLPTNGYIRRHFLFRSRLLFPVRGPLFLFNPPWKLSQSSTPLLLQSDIVLNFLKLRAINLLHQPAFRYNLGHNSPRLFNENLNEEFRKVAEVGASSGDDAIRDSYLNLPNFISFSRMLSGPLLGWMIVHDMYSYAFVGLAVSGATDWLDGYVARKMRINSVVGSYLDPLADKVLIVSVALAMVDKGLLHPGLVGLVVLRDIALVTGAAYIRASSLNWKWDGWRDFVNLDGAHAQKVKPLFISKVNTVLQLVLVAAALLQPGFGSEETQLYIQYLSWLVASTTVASSAAYGVQHWRNGAKRIKLRS
- the LOC130985755 gene encoding pentatricopeptide repeat-containing protein At1g61870, mitochondrial-like, whose protein sequence is MALRRRFQSLTLQHRRLFSSSDTNTLRGCGKEQTRAALAALRFEENPERILDLCRSVALTPESHLDRIVFSKAISKLKELNHHDGIRAFIQESMNQPGNRSERYAAHCIILYGQAGLISDALNLFDKMPEIGIERSVKTLNSLLFSCLLGREYGQMRRIIWEFPRKYGLEPNLETYNTLLKGICSSGGAMESHSILAEMERKGIKPSKQTFASVIEGLYSEEHLDDVGKMLHLMKRYDMSPGIGIYNVRIQSLCKLGRLAEAKALLDGILSNGMKPNCRTYGHLIYGFCRQHKLDAAKSLYAEMVGKDLKAEAECLFTLVYYLCQGKDFEGALSICNDSIANGWFPNVTTMSMLVRGLASINKLHEARRIIELLKNRFRRKAQVWDQIEMELPKPTDD